A region of Arabidopsis thaliana chromosome 5, partial sequence DNA encodes the following proteins:
- the UMAMIT37 gene encoding nodulin MtN21 /EamA-like transporter family protein (nodulin MtN21 /EamA-like transporter family protein; FUNCTIONS IN: molecular_function unknown; LOCATED IN: membrane; EXPRESSED IN: stem, hypocotyl, root; CONTAINS InterPro DOMAIN/s: Protein of unknown function DUF6, transmembrane (InterPro:IPR000620); BEST Arabidopsis thaliana protein match is: nodulin MtN21 /EamA-like transporter family protein (TAIR:AT5G40240.1); Has 2531 Blast hits to 2520 proteins in 476 species: Archae - 10; Bacteria - 1174; Metazoa - 7; Fungi - 0; Plants - 1203; Viruses - 0; Other Eukaryotes - 137 (source: NCBI BLink).): MTRGAGGETVAWSYFCRDVVPFTAMVAVECVTVGSNTLFKAATLRGLSFYVFVFYTYVVATLVLLPLSLIFGRSKRLPSAKTPVFFNIFLLALVGFMSLIVGCKGIEYSSPTLASAISNLTPAFTFTLAVIFRMEQIVLRSSATQAKIIGTIVSISGALVVILYKGPKVLTDASLTPPSPTISLYQHLTSFDSSWIIGGLLLATQYLLVSVWYILQTRVMELYPEEITVVFLYNLCATLISAPVCLFAEKDLNSFILKPGVSLASVMYSGGLVSSFGSVIHTWGLHLKGPVYISLFKPLSIVIAVAMGVMFLGDALYLGSVIGSLILSLGFYTVIWGKAREDSIKTVAGTEQSPLLPSHTIEEEASLSCD; encoded by the exons ATGACAAGAGGAGCAGGAGGGGAGACAGTGGCATGGAGTTACTTTTGCAGAGATGTTGTGCCGTTCACTGCAATGGTCGCGGTGGAGTGTGTTACGGTTGGATCTAATACACTGTTCAAGGCTGCGACATTGCGAGGATTGAGCTTCTATGTCTTTGTCTTCTATACCTATGTTGTTGCTacacttgttcttcttccactttCCCTCATTTTTGGAAG GTCAAAACGATTACCTTCTGCCAAGACCCCTGTcttcttcaatattttcttacttgCGCTTGTTGG GTTCATGTCTCTGATAGTTGGTTGTAAAGGTATAGAATATAGTTCACCAACTCTTGCCTCTGCTATCAGCAATCTGACACCAGCTTTCACATTTACGCTCGCCGTTATCTTCAG AATGGAACAAATAGTCTTAAGGAGCTCCGCGACTCAGGCCAAAATCATTGGCACGATAGTATCTATATCTGGTGCTTTGGTTGTTATTCTTTATAAAGGCCCTAAAGTTCTAACTGATGCATCTCTTACACCTCCATCACCTACCATTTCGCTTTACCAGCATTTGACTTCATTTGATTCGAGTTGGATAATCGGAGGTCTTTTGCTCGCTACACAGTATTTGCTTGTTTCAGTCTGGTATATTCTTCAG ACTCGGGTCATGGAGTTATACCCTGAAGAAATAACTGTAGTATTCTTGTATAACTTATGCGCTACGCTTATCTCGGCACCAGTATGTCTATTTGCGGAAAAAGACTTGAATTCTTTTATACTTAAACCGGGTGTCTCCCTTGCTTCAGTCATGTACTCG GGAGGCTTAGTTTCATCATTTGGCTCAGTTATACACACTTGGGGTCTGCATCTTAAGGGTCCAGTCTACATATCCTTGTTCAAGCCGTTGTCTATTGTCATTGCGGTCGCTATGGGTGTTATGTTCCTCGGCGATGCACTTTACCTTGGGAG TGTCATTGGATCATTGATTTTGAGCTTAGGATTCTACACTGTGATTTGGGGAAAAGCAAGAGAGGATTCAATCAAAACTGTGGCTGGTACTGAGCAGTCCCCTTTGTTGCCTTCACACaccatagaagaagaagcctcATTAAGCTGTGACTGA
- the UMAMIT40 gene encoding nodulin MtN21 /EamA-like transporter family protein (nodulin MtN21 /EamA-like transporter family protein; FUNCTIONS IN: molecular_function unknown; LOCATED IN: membrane; CONTAINS InterPro DOMAIN/s: Protein of unknown function DUF6, transmembrane (InterPro:IPR000620); BEST Arabidopsis thaliana protein match is: nodulin MtN21 /EamA-like transporter family protein (TAIR:AT5G40230.1).): MFKCKLENFSNWMIGVDEGEEKVAWKYFTRDVVPFAAMFAVECATVGSNTLFKAATLRGLSFYVFVFYSYIVSTLLLLPLSVIFGRSRRLPAAKSPLFFKIFLLGLVGFMSQIAGCKGIAYSSPTLASAISNLTPAFTFTLAVIFRMEQVRLRSSATQAKIIGAILSISGALVVVLYKGPQVLASASFTTVLPTVTLHQQLTSIESSWIIGGLLLASQYFLISVWYILQTRVMEVYPEEITVVFFYNLFATLISVPVCLFAESNLTSWVLKPDISLAAIIYSGVFVSLFSALTHTWGLHLKGPVYISLFRPLSIAIAVAMGAIFLGDALHLGSVIGSMILCIGFYTVIWGKAREDTIKTVAGSEQSPLLLTHIIEDGAFPLS, from the exons ATGTTCAAATGCAAGTTGGAAAATTTCTCCAATTGGATGATTGGGGTTGATGAAG gagaagagaaagtggCGTGGAAGTACTTTACCAGAGATGTTGTGCCGTTTGCTGCGATGTTTGCGGTGGAGTGTGCCACTGTTGGGTCAAACACGCTGTTTAAGGCTGCTACTTTAAGAGGATTGAGCTTCTATGTCTTTGTCTTCTACTCTTATATTGTTTCAacacttctccttcttccactTTCTGTAATCTTTGGAAG GTCAAGAAGATTACCAGCAGCTAAGTCTCCTCTTTTCTTCAAGATTTTCTTACTTGGGCTTGTTGG GTTCATGTCGCAGATTGCTGGTTGTAAAGGTATTGCATACAGTTCCCCAACTCTTGCATCTGCTATCAGCAATCTCACACCGGCTTTCACATTCACACTCGCTGTTATCTTCAG GATGGAGCAAGTAAGGTTAAGGAGCTCTGCGACTCAGGCTAAAATCATTGGTGCAATACTATCTATATCTGGTGCTCTGGTAGTTGTGCTGTATAAAGGCCCACAAGTTCTCGCCTCTGCATCTTTTACAACTGTATTACCTACCGTTACACTTCACCAGCAGTTGACCTCAATAGAGTCAAGCTGGATAATCGGAGGGCTCTTGCTTGCTTCACAGTATTTTCTTATATCCGTCTGGTATATTCTTCAG ACTCGTGTCATGGAGGTTTACCCTGAAGAGATAACCGTAGTCTTCTTCTACAATTTATTTGCAACACTAATCTCAGTACCAGTATGTCTTTTTGCGGAGAGCAACTTGACTTCTTGGGTGCTTAAACCAGACATTTCCCTCGCTGCAATCATATACTCG GGAGTCTTCGTTTCATTATTCAGCGCGCTTACCCACACATGGGGTCTGCATCTGAAGGGTCCGGTATACATATCCTTGTTCAGGCCATTGTCTATTGCGATTGCAGTCGCCATGGGTGCTATATTCCTCGGCGATGCACTTCACCTTGGGAG TGTCATTGGATCAATGATATTGTGCATTGGATTCTACACTGTGATTTGGGGCAAAGCAAGAGAGGATACAATCAAAACTGTAGCTGGTTCTGAGCAGTCACCTTTGCTGCTTACACATATCATAGAAGATGGAGCCTTTCCATTAAGCTAG
- the AGL43 gene encoding AGAMOUS-like 43 (AGAMOUS-like 43 (AGL43); FUNCTIONS IN: sequence-specific DNA binding transcription factor activity; INVOLVED IN: regulation of transcription, DNA-dependent; LOCATED IN: nucleus; CONTAINS InterPro DOMAIN/s: Transcription factor, MADS-box (InterPro:IPR002100); BEST Arabidopsis thaliana protein match is: AGAMOUS-like 75 (TAIR:AT5G41200.1); Has 35333 Blast hits to 34131 proteins in 2444 species: Archae - 798; Bacteria - 22429; Metazoa - 974; Fungi - 991; Plants - 531; Viruses - 0; Other Eukaryotes - 9610 (source: NCBI BLink).), with amino-acid sequence MTMRSSLPSSSSAYSLASTSLSNRLETIFKKASELCTLCDIEACVIYYGPDGELKTWPPEREKVRDIALRYSQLNEALRRKKSVNLHGFLNKKKKNKGLKNTDKKRKTSLKKVNVLKYPLADHYPPDQVSPLIQSLELHVSKFHERLEFLESRKQNETQPDHHSLASSSLNHQTQSLNPSQFSLFMYNHGDNTLSQIPVSASNFNQDYFSALLEQSELKNQLMKQEICGNDQNQNMWMGNITNNNFQLPCVSVQESVNNFGLMHKEFYGCDHNMSVGNINSNSCEHPCVSSTQHYSAVEESVNNPWLNQLMQNELYGYGYADFC; translated from the coding sequence ATGACTATGCGATCATCTTtaccttcttcctcttccgcTTATTCACTCGCTTCAACAAGTTTGAGCAACAGACTTGAGACCATCTTCAAGAAAGCTTCAGAGCTTTGCACTCTCTGTGATATTGAAGCCTGCGTCATCTATTACGGACCAGACGGAGAACTCAAGACATGGCCTCCGGAGcgagagaaagtgagagacaTTGCTCTTAGGTATAGTCAATTAAACGAAGCATTGAGACGCAAGAAAAGCGTTAATCTTCATGGGTTcctgaacaagaagaagaagaacaagggtTTGAAGAATACGgacaagaagaggaagacgagTCTTAAGAAGGTGAATGTTTTAAAGTATCCACTCGCTGATCATTACCCTCCCGACCAAGTTTCTCCACTGATTCAGTCCTTGGAACTCCATGTCTCTAAATTCCACGAAAGGCTTGAATTTCTTGAGTCGCGGAAACAGAATGAGACACAACCGGATCACCACAGTTTAGCATCATCCTCTCTGAATCATCAGACCCAATCTTTGAACCCTAGCCAGTTCTCGCTGTTTATGTATAATCATGGAGACAATACTCTGTCTCAGATCCCAGTCTCTGCATCAAATTTCAATCAGGATTATTTCTCAGCGTTACTTGAACAATCTGAGTTGAAGAATCAGTTAATGAAGCAGGAGATTTGTGGTAATGATCAGAATCAGAACATGTGGATGGGTAACATCACCAACAACAATTTTCAACTTCCTTGCGTCTCAGTACAAGAATCTGTGAACAACTTTGGGTTGATGCACAAGGAGTTTTATGGTTGTGATCATAACATGTCTGTGGGTAACATCAATAGCAACAGCTGTGAACATCCTTGCGTCTCAAGCACACAACATTACTCGGCGGTAGAAGAATCTGTGAATAACCCCTGGTTGAATCAGTTGATGCAGAATGAACTTTATGGTTACGGTTATGCAGacttttgttaa
- the UMAMIT40 gene encoding nodulin MtN21 /EamA-like transporter family protein (nodulin MtN21 /EamA-like transporter family protein; FUNCTIONS IN: molecular_function unknown; LOCATED IN: membrane; CONTAINS InterPro DOMAIN/s: Protein of unknown function DUF6, transmembrane (InterPro:IPR000620); BEST Arabidopsis thaliana protein match is: nodulin MtN21 /EamA-like transporter family protein (TAIR:AT5G40230.1); Has 35333 Blast hits to 34131 proteins in 2444 species: Archae - 798; Bacteria - 22429; Metazoa - 974; Fungi - 991; Plants - 531; Viruses - 0; Other Eukaryotes - 9610 (source: NCBI BLink).), whose product MREAGEEKVAWKYFTRDVVPFAAMFAVECATVGSNTLFKAATLRGLSFYVFVFYSYIVSTLLLLPLSVIFGRSRRLPAAKSPLFFKIFLLGLVGFMSQIAGCKGIAYSSPTLASAISNLTPAFTFTLAVIFRMEQVRLRSSATQAKIIGAILSISGALVVVLYKGPQVLASASFTTVLPTVTLHQQLTSIESSWIIGGLLLASQYFLISVWYILQTRVMEVYPEEITVVFFYNLFATLISVPVCLFAESNLTSWVLKPDISLAAIIYSGVFVSLFSALTHTWGLHLKGPVYISLFRPLSIAIAVAMGAIFLGDALHLGSVIGSMILCIGFYTVIWGKAREDTIKTVAGSEQSPLLLTHIIEDGAFPLS is encoded by the exons ATGAGAGAAGcaggagaagagaaagtggCGTGGAAGTACTTTACCAGAGATGTTGTGCCGTTTGCTGCGATGTTTGCGGTGGAGTGTGCCACTGTTGGGTCAAACACGCTGTTTAAGGCTGCTACTTTAAGAGGATTGAGCTTCTATGTCTTTGTCTTCTACTCTTATATTGTTTCAacacttctccttcttccactTTCTGTAATCTTTGGAAG GTCAAGAAGATTACCAGCAGCTAAGTCTCCTCTTTTCTTCAAGATTTTCTTACTTGGGCTTGTTGG GTTCATGTCGCAGATTGCTGGTTGTAAAGGTATTGCATACAGTTCCCCAACTCTTGCATCTGCTATCAGCAATCTCACACCGGCTTTCACATTCACACTCGCTGTTATCTTCAG GATGGAGCAAGTAAGGTTAAGGAGCTCTGCGACTCAGGCTAAAATCATTGGTGCAATACTATCTATATCTGGTGCTCTGGTAGTTGTGCTGTATAAAGGCCCACAAGTTCTCGCCTCTGCATCTTTTACAACTGTATTACCTACCGTTACACTTCACCAGCAGTTGACCTCAATAGAGTCAAGCTGGATAATCGGAGGGCTCTTGCTTGCTTCACAGTATTTTCTTATATCCGTCTGGTATATTCTTCAG ACTCGTGTCATGGAGGTTTACCCTGAAGAGATAACCGTAGTCTTCTTCTACAATTTATTTGCAACACTAATCTCAGTACCAGTATGTCTTTTTGCGGAGAGCAACTTGACTTCTTGGGTGCTTAAACCAGACATTTCCCTCGCTGCAATCATATACTCG GGAGTCTTCGTTTCATTATTCAGCGCGCTTACCCACACATGGGGTCTGCATCTGAAGGGTCCGGTATACATATCCTTGTTCAGGCCATTGTCTATTGCGATTGCAGTCGCCATGGGTGCTATATTCCTCGGCGATGCACTTCACCTTGGGAG TGTCATTGGATCAATGATATTGTGCATTGGATTCTACACTGTGATTTGGGGCAAAGCAAGAGAGGATACAATCAAAACTGTAGCTGGTTCTGAGCAGTCACCTTTGCTGCTTACACATATCATAGAAGATGGAGCCTTTCCATTAAGCTAG
- the UMAMIT42 gene encoding nodulin MtN21 /EamA-like transporter family protein (nodulin MtN21 /EamA-like transporter family protein; LOCATED IN: membrane; EXPRESSED IN: 21 plant structures; EXPRESSED DURING: 13 growth stages; CONTAINS InterPro DOMAIN/s: Protein of unknown function DUF6, transmembrane (InterPro:IPR000620); BEST Arabidopsis thaliana protein match is: nodulin MtN21 /EamA-like transporter family protein (TAIR:AT3G28100.1); Has 30201 Blast hits to 17322 proteins in 780 species: Archae - 12; Bacteria - 1396; Metazoa - 17338; Fungi - 3422; Plants - 5037; Viruses - 0; Other Eukaryotes - 2996 (source: NCBI BLink).) — MVHGRLCNRDGWILTAMVVTEFSNVGVNTLVKAATSKGLSPFVVLVYSYTFGSLLLLPLTFFSFRSRSLPPLTFSILCNMGILGLIASAFQILGYNGIKYSSPTLSSAMSNVNPAFTFILAVVFRMENISLGKKSSVAKVLGTILSIIGALVVTLYHGPMLMSSHSDWIIGGGLLALQYILVSVSYLVMAHTMGRYPSAVVVTLVHNVCIAVVCAFVSLLAEKDNPKAWVIRFDITLITVVATGILNSGYYVIHTWAVSHKGPVYLSMFKPLSILIAAVSTFIFLGESLYLGSVMGGILISIGFYMVLWGKAKEDKVDIIGAIESSPSHNAPLLDNFKS; from the exons ATGGTTCATGGAAGGTTATGTAACAGAGATGGCTGGATCTTGACGGCGATGGTGGTGACAGAGTTTTCTAACGTAGGAGTAAACACTCTGGTCAAAGCAGCGACGTCCAAAGGACTTAGCCCATTTGTGGTTCTTGTATACTCTTACACTTTtggatctcttcttcttcttcctcttacATTCTTCTCCTTCAG ATCAAGATCTCTCCCTCCGTTGACATTTTCAATTCTATGCAACATGGGGATTCTTGGTCTAATTGC AAGTGCGTTTCAAATCTTAGGCTACAATGGGATAAAATATAGCTCGCCGACTTTATCTTCGGCCATGAGCAATGTCAATCCTGCTTTTACCTTCATCCTCGCCGTTGTTTTTCG aaTGGAAAATATATCTCTAGGGAAAAAGAGTAGTGTAGCCAAAGTGTTGGGAACAATATTGTCAATAATAGGTGCACTTGTGGTTACTCTCTACCACGGTCCAATGCTAATGTCTTCACATTCGGATTGGATCATCGGTGGTGGCCTTCTTGCTCTCCAATACATCCTTGTCTCCGTCTCTTACCTTGTTATG GCTCACACAATGGGTCGATATCCATCTGCCGTCGTTGTGACGCTTGTGCACAATGTTTGCATAGCTGTTGTGTGTGCATTTGTGAGCCTTTTGGCAGAGAAGGACAATCCGAAGGCATGGGTCATAAGATTCGACATAACCTTAATTACCGTAGTAGCAACG GGGATTTTGAATTCGGGATATTATGTTATACATACGTGGGCAGTGAGTCACAAGGGACCTGTGTATTTGTCTATGTTCAAACCGTTATCTATATTGATAGCAGCCGTATCAACTTTCATTTTCCTCGGCGAGTCGCTCTACCTTGGAAG TGTGATGGGAGGAATATTGATATCAATAGGATTTTACATGGTGTTGTGGGGTAAAGCCAAGGAAGACAAAGTTGACATAATAGGAGCAATAGAGTCCTCTCCTTCACATAATGCTCCTCTCTTGgataattttaaaagctaA
- the DEG9 gene encoding DegP protease 9 (DegP protease 9 (DegP9); FUNCTIONS IN: serine-type peptidase activity, catalytic activity, serine-type endopeptidase activity; INVOLVED IN: proteolysis; LOCATED IN: nucleolus, chloroplast; EXPRESSED IN: 24 plant structures; EXPRESSED DURING: 15 growth stages; CONTAINS InterPro DOMAIN/s: Serine/cysteine peptidase, trypsin-like (InterPro:IPR009003), Serine endopeptidase DegP2 (InterPro:IPR015724), Peptidase S1C, HrtA/DegP2/Q/S (InterPro:IPR001940), Peptidase S1/S6, chymotrypsin/Hap (InterPro:IPR001254), PDZ/DHR/GLGF (InterPro:IPR001478); BEST Arabidopsis thaliana protein match is: DEGP protease 2 (TAIR:AT2G47940.2); Has 30201 Blast hits to 17322 proteins in 780 species: Archae - 12; Bacteria - 1396; Metazoa - 17338; Fungi - 3422; Plants - 5037; Viruses - 0; Other Eukaryotes - 2996 (source: NCBI BLink).) — protein MKNSEKRGRKHKRQDASSAENAGGEVKEASANEASLPQSPEPVSASEANPSPSRRSRGRGKKRRLNNESEAGNQRTSSPERSRSRLHHSDTKNGDCSNGMIVSTTTESIPAAPSWETVVKVVPSMDAVVKVFCVHTEPNFSLPWQRKRQYSSGSSGFIIGGRRVLTNAHSVEHHTQVKLKKRGSDTKYLATVLAIGTECDIALLTVTDDEFWEGVSPVEFGDLPALQDAVTVVGYPIGGDTISVTSGVVSRMEILSYVHGSTELLGLQIDAAINSGNSGGPAFNDKGKCVGIAFQSLKHEDAENIGYVIPTPVIVHFIQDYEKHDKYTGFPVLGIEWQKMENPDLRKSMGMESHQKGVRIRRIEPTAPESQVLKPSDIILSFDGVNIANDGTVPFRHGERIGFSYLISQKYTGDSALVKVLRNKEILEFNIKLAIHKRLIPAHISGKPPSYFIVAGFVFTTVSVPYLRSEYGKEYEFDAPVKLLEKHLHAMAQSVDEQLVVVSQVLVSDINIGYEEIVNTQVVAFNGKPVKNLKGLAGMVENCEDEYMKFNLDYDQIVVLDTKTAKEATLDILTTHCIPSAMSDDLKTEERN, from the exons atgaagaattctgaGAAGAGAGGACGTAAACACAAAAGGCAAGATGCTTCATCGGCGGAAAACGCCGGCGGCGAAGTTAAAGAAGCTTCGGCTAATGAAGCATCGTTACCTCAATCCCCTGAGCCTGTTTCAGCTTCTGAAGCCAACCCATCTCCGTCGCGACGCAGTCGTGGGAGAGGTAAAAAGCGTAGATTGAACAATGAATCAGAAGCTGGTAACCAGAGGACGTCGTCACCAGAGCGTAGTAGATCTCGTCTTCATCACTCTGATACGAAGAATGGTGATTGTAGCAATGGGATGATTGTTTCAACAACTACTGAATCGATTCCCGCTGCTCCGAGTTGGGAAACTGTTGTTAAAGTTGTTCCTTCAATGGATGCTGTTGTTAAAGTCTTTTGTGTTCACACTGAGCCTAATTTCTCGTTGCCATGGCAAAGGAAACGACAGTATAGTTCTGGTAGTAGTGGTTTTATTATTGGGGGAAGAAGAGTTTTGACTAATGCACATTCTGTTGAGCATCATACTCAAGTTAAACTCAAGAAGCGTGGCTCTGATACTAAGTATTTGGCTACAGTCTTGGCCATTGGAACTGAATGTGACATTG CTTTGTTGACAGTTACGGATGATGAGTTTTGGGAAGGAGTATCTCCTGTGGAGTTTGGTGATTTACCAGCTTTGCAAGATGCTGTTACTGTTGTTGGTTATCCAATTGGTGGTGATACAATCTCTGTCACAAGCGGTGTTGTTTCCCGGATGGAGATATTGTCGTATGTGCATGGATCAACCGAGCTTTTGGGATTGCAG aTTGATGCAGCTATTAATTCTGGGAATTCTGGTGGTCCTGCATTTAATGATAAAGGAAAATGTGTTGGTATTGCATTTCAGTCTTTGAAACACGAAGATGCTGAGAATATTGGTTATGTCATTCCCACACCGGTGATTGTACATTTCATTCAAGATTATGAGAAGCATGATAAATACACAG GGTTTCCTGTTCTCGGAATTGAGTGGCAAAAGATGGAAAATCCTGATTTGCGGAAGTCAATGGGTATGGAATCTCATCAAAAGGGAGTGCGGATTAGAAGAATTGAGCCAACCGCCCCAGAATCACAAGTTTTGAAGCCGTCTGATATTATCCTTAGTTTTGATGGAGTTAATATCGCTAATGATGGGACTG TTCCATTTAGGCATGGAGAACGAATTGGCTTTAGCTACCTTATATCCCAAAAGTACACTGGAGATTCTGCTCTCGTGAAGGTTCTacgaaacaaagaaatattagAGTTCAACATAAAACTTGCAATCCACAAGAGGCTAATCCCTGCTCACATAAGTGGCAAACCTCCTTCGTACTTCATCGTTGCTGGCTTTGTATTTACAACTGTCTCTGTTCCATATCTTCGATCTGAG TATGGAAAAGAATATGAATTTGACGCACCTGTCAAGCTATTGGAGAAACATCTTCATGCAATGGCTCAATCCGTGGACGAGCAGCTTGTTGTAGTTTCACAG GTTCTTGTTTCTGACATTAACATTGGTTATGAAGAGATTGTCAACACCCAG GTTGTCGCCTTTAATGGCAAACCTGTGAAAAACTTGAAAGGTTTAGCTGGGATGGTGGAGAATTGTGAGGATGAATATATGAAGTTTAATCTGGATTATGATCAG ATTGTTGTTCTGGACACTAAGACAGCAAAGGAAGCAACATTAGATATTCTGACCACACATTGCATACCTTCTGCTATGTCTGATGATCTCAAGactgaagaaagaaactga
- a CDS encoding RNA ligase/cyclic nucleotide phosphodiesterase family protein (RNA ligase/cyclic nucleotide phosphodiesterase family protein; FUNCTIONS IN: calmodulin binding; INVOLVED IN: RNA metabolic process; LOCATED IN: intracellular; EXPRESSED IN: 22 plant structures; EXPRESSED DURING: 13 growth stages; CONTAINS InterPro DOMAIN/s: RNA ligase/cyclic nucleotide phosphodiesterase (InterPro:IPR009097); BEST Arabidopsis thaliana protein match is: RNA ligase/cyclic nucleotide phosphodiesterase family protein (TAIR:AT3G28140.1); Has 227 Blast hits to 227 proteins in 109 species: Archae - 0; Bacteria - 185; Metazoa - 0; Fungi - 0; Plants - 40; Viruses - 0; Other Eukaryotes - 2 (source: NCBI BLink).), giving the protein MSEGYAIELYFDPALENQVLKAWNVFARRQISTKLINTESRPHITLFSTSFFDSTRLESVIKNFVSKQEPISISFSTIGSFSSDNNVLFLSPTPSLSLLQLQTQLCDMLKKESVDIGEEYRVDSWVPFCPVALDVPKSRMAEAFSVLRDLKLPVNGYGMEIGLVEFSPVREVFSFPLGNTLES; this is encoded by the coding sequence ATGTCAGAAGGCTACGCAATCGAGCTATACTTCGATCCAGCACTCGAAAACCAAGTATTGAAAGCATGGAACGTCTTCGCTCGCCGTCAAATCAGTACCAAATTGATCAACACTGAGTCTCGTCCACACATAACACTCTTCTCCACCTCCTTCTTCGATTCAACGAGACTCGAATCCGTCATCAAAAACTTCGTATCCAAGCAAGAACCAATCTCGATCTCGTTCTCTACTATCGGTAGCTTCTCTAGCGACAACAACGTACTGTTTCTATCTCCGACTCCGTCTCTATCGCTTCTTCAGTTGCAGACTCAGTTATGTGATATGTTGAAGAAAGAATCTGTTGACATTGGTGAAGAGTATCGTGTTGATTCTTGGGTTCCGTTTTGTCCCGTGGCTCTTGATGTTCCTAAGTCTCGTATGGCTGAGGCTTTCTCTGTGTTGAGAGATTTGAAGCTTCCGGTGAATGGTTATGGTATGGAGATTGGTCTCGTTGAGTTTTCTCCTGTTCGTGAAGTCTTCTCATTTCCTCTTGGTAACACTTTGGAGTCttga